In a single window of the Chionomys nivalis chromosome 11, mChiNiv1.1, whole genome shotgun sequence genome:
- the Dffa gene encoding LOW QUALITY PROTEIN: DNA fragmentation factor subunit alpha (The sequence of the model RefSeq protein was modified relative to this genomic sequence to represent the inferred CDS: inserted 2 bases in 1 codon): MALSRGASDPDPDPDDIRPLKPCLLRRNHNRDQHCVAASCLEELRRKACEVLAIDESLTPVTLVLAEDGTIVDDDDYFHCLPSNTKFVALACNEKWTYNNSDGGTAWVSQESFDADETDSGAGVKWKNVARLLKEDLSSIILLSEEDLQVLIDIPCSELAQELCQSCATVQRLQDALEEALDQREEARQSKQLLELYLRALEKEGAILSNQEEPKAALGGDVDAVDTGINKETASEVALTSRILTVLKEKPAPELSLSTQDLELISKEDPRALAVALSGDIKKAETVQRACSEELALRLQQVQRLRSLRXMSGEEDPLPEEQQSPKRARQDPKQLHRKRALLRKPLVLLAVNNFPSHCTASGLLDLLPSRMLSSRKATPVRTRPST; encoded by the exons ATGGCGCTGTCGCGGGGAGCCAGCGACCCGGACCCGGACCCGGACGATATCCGGCCTCTCAAGCCGTGTCTGCTGCGCCGCAACCACAATCGCGATCAGCACTGCGTGGCGGCCTCCTGCCTCGAGGAGCTGAGGCGCAAAG CTTGCGAAGTACTGGCCATTGATGAGTCCCTGACACCAGTCACCCTGGTCCTGGCAGAGGACGGTACAATAGTGGACGATGACGACTACTTCCATTGTCTCCCTTCCAATACCAAGTTTGTGGCATTGGCCTGTAATGAGAAGTGGACGTATAACAATTCGG ATGGAGGAACAGCCTGGGTTTCCCAAGAGTCCTTTGATGCCGACGAAACAGACAGCGGAGCCGGGGTGAAGTGGAAGAATGTGGCCAGGCTGCTGAAAGAGGACCTGTCCAGCATCATCCTGCTCTCAGAAGAGGACCTCCAA GTGCTCATTGACATCCCGTGTTCAGAACTGGCTCAGGAGCTTTGCCAAAGCTGTGCCACTGTCCAAAGGCTCCAGGACGCGCTCGAGGAGGCGCTTGACCAGAGAGAGGAGGCCCGCCAGTCCAAGCAGCTCCTAGAACTGTATCTCCGGGCTTTGGAGAAGGAGGGCGCCATCCTCTCCAACCAGGAAG AGCCCAAAGCCGCCCTTGGTGGAGATGTGGATGCAGTGGACACGGGCATCAACAAAGAGACGGCTTCCGAAGTGGCACTTACAAGCCGGATCCTCACTGTGCTGAAGGAGAAGCCTGCCCCAGAGCTGAGCTTATCTACTCAGGATTTGGAG CTGATCTCCAAGGAGGACCCCAGAGCCCTGGCTGTTGCCTTGAGTGGGGAcataaagaaagcagagacagtcCAGCGGGCCTGCAGTGAGGAGCTCGCCCTGCGCCTGCAGCAAGTGCAGAGGTTGCGTTCCCTCAG AATGTCTGGTGAGGAGGATCCACTGCCTGAGGAACAGCAGAGCCCCAAACGCGCCAGACAAGACCCGAAGCAGCTCCACCGGAAGCGCGCTTTGCTGAGGAAGCCCTTGGTTTTGTTAGCAGTGAACAACTTCCCTTCCCACTGTACTGCCTCCGGGCTGCTCGACCTCCTGCCTTCCAGGATGCTTTCCTCCAGAAAGGCCACCCCGGTCCGCACACGTCCTTCTACGTAG